The DNA sequence CCCGTTCGATCAATTTGGTGGGAAGATCCATTTTCTCGGGGGTAGTCTCCTTGAGGCAGACGCCATCGATTCCTGTATCGAAATAGGCGAGAAACTCTTCGAAGGAACGCATCAGATAATCATTGTCCTTCAGCTCAAATCGGAGTCCCATCCGATAGCGATCCTCTGGCCTGACGATTTTGAGCGAGTTCTGGAACCAGTCAAATACACTCAGCAATTCGGAGATATCGGATACGTGATCACTGACTTTTCGGGTGGCGACTTCGTGCAGGAACAATTGGTTGTCGGGGGTCGCCTTGGCCACAAACTGGAGGAATTGCTGTTCTTCCCGATTGCGATTTTTTCGTTGAAGCGGCTCCAAATCAAAGATCTCCTCGGCTTGGGTGTTTCGCTCGAATACTTTCCGATCGCTGTCCCGATTCACTTCATAGAGCCATTCCTCCACGATTTGTCGATCATTGAAGACAAAGCCGTAGGCAAAATTCCGGCCTTGATGCTGAATCTCGAATTCCAATCGCGAATCGGCCTCCAAACAGTCATCATCCAGTCGAAAACGATCATAGCGGATTCTCCCCCCCGGTTTGTTGCCGAGGAGCACCATGTCCTTGCCAAATCGCATCGCCTTGACGAGATTGGTTTTTCCGGAGGCATTGGCACCGAAAATCACCCCTGTCTTCAAGGCAGAAATGCGCTTGACCGGGGTGGTTTTGTGTTCAGCCTTGAGGGTCCCTTTGCCGGGGAGCAAGGAAAAAGTCTGACGTTCCCTAAACGACAGAAAATTCTCTATGGAAAATCGTATGATCATGCATTCTCTAATTATGAGTGATCAATATGTGAAAAAATCACATTCTGTGCCATAATATTTGTACGATTTACCAACAAACTTGGCGATCATTCGGTTCAGATTTCCTACAAAAATCCTCCTTGATCCGC is a window from the Pontibacter sp. G13 genome containing:
- a CDS encoding AAA family ATPase, with translation MIIRFSIENFLSFRERQTFSLLPGKGTLKAEHKTTPVKRISALKTGVIFGANASGKTNLVKAMRFGKDMVLLGNKPGGRIRYDRFRLDDDCLEADSRLEFEIQHQGRNFAYGFVFNDRQIVEEWLYEVNRDSDRKVFERNTQAEEIFDLEPLQRKNRNREEQQFLQFVAKATPDNQLFLHEVATRKVSDHVSDISELLSVFDWFQNSLKIVRPEDRYRMGLRFELKDNDYLMRSFEEFLAYFDTGIDGVCLKETTPEKMDLPTKLIERVMEDLLDANSEDVRASIVSENRTTYFLSVRNKQVEYFQFMTQHLKANGEMALFDTKDESDGTNRIIDFIPLLMDLLQGDNVFVIDEMERSLHPNLIYEFMDLYLRQAKHINSQLILASHESSLITQQLLRKDEIWFVVKDQDGSSKLHSLEEYKVRFDKAIRKDYLLGRFRAVPRFGNPNELTVLS